In Candidatus Nanosynbacter lyticus, one genomic interval encodes:
- a CDS encoding type IV secretory system conjugative DNA transfer family protein — translation MGAGPLIVSFIVIVIIAAGITVAFLQYRNMLREAKNYERGLKMVPLLIHLPPTSEDVNGSNRDERDLTEEVLSQAQVMYNIISSTATKGFKSKVYGQRHMSFEIVARGGLVHYYAVVPLVLVDVIRQAVAAAYPSARLEEVTDANIFSKVGKMSGTIGGEFTLKKSFVYPISTYQESKRDASRALLNALSSASREDGIGVQFLLRPAYDGWSKASESHIDGMKKNKGKKKGLAGVAPLDIMEALWKPPEGGDKDEAKSPEDKQLSSLEQAEVDAISEKTRYPAYEVLVRVVISSNTAARSQVLLKNIIAAFSLFDSPRNNGFKFSLTRNVEEMTTAYIMRFFPQETRSNILNSVEMATLFHLPGSSAIPTSQVKRQMSKQVDGPTDILDEGLLIGYNEFRGVKKPIRIGTKDRRRHVYIIGQTGVGKSVLQENMAYQDMMDGRGFAFIDPHGDLVESLLGKVPKERVEDIIYFNPSDMANPIGLNMFEFDTPDQKDFLVQEAINMLYGLYDPGHTGIVGPRLEHIFRNCALLLMADPAGGTFIDVPKCLIDPEFVKSKLKYVKDQQVIDFWTKEFPASQRSNEAGEVVSWVVAKFGPFISNDAMRNIIGQTKSGFNLREIMDNNKILLVNLSKGKMGELNSKLLGIIFVMKFQAAAMSRADIPEDQRVDFSLYVDEFQNFATDSFESILSEARKYKLSLIMGNQFMTQLTDKIREAIIGNVGTVISGRIGVTDAELMVKKFQPTFDVDDLAKLPNFQSITSVMINNVPSAPFSMNWIPPMGQANNQLRDALVRLSAAKYGKPRAVVEKEIFDRLRSSQIPKLNSMQGISSAGQKPSAGGSSFLDEWLAKRQQLGGKPAVNPVTKPSGVQISSSAQQVSGSVGSISNTPSAAAPVGNPISLQNKDSERDIATANTNRLPSAVEPSRPVVKNRLDLRSSNNDDNEVTINLR, via the coding sequence ATGGGTGCGGGTCCTCTGATTGTTAGTTTTATAGTAATAGTTATTATTGCGGCTGGTATTACGGTGGCTTTTCTTCAGTATCGTAATATGCTTAGGGAGGCTAAAAATTACGAACGTGGGCTGAAAATGGTGCCACTACTTATTCATTTACCGCCAACTAGCGAAGATGTTAATGGCTCCAATAGAGATGAGAGGGACCTTACGGAAGAGGTCTTGTCCCAAGCTCAGGTGATGTACAATATTATCTCAAGTACGGCTACGAAAGGGTTTAAAAGTAAGGTTTATGGACAGCGTCATATGTCATTTGAGATTGTTGCGCGTGGTGGGCTTGTCCATTATTATGCTGTAGTTCCGTTAGTGCTAGTGGACGTTATTCGTCAGGCCGTAGCAGCTGCTTATCCATCTGCTCGGCTAGAAGAAGTCACTGACGCTAATATATTTAGTAAAGTGGGGAAAATGAGTGGTACTATAGGTGGTGAATTTACTTTAAAGAAGTCATTTGTATATCCGATATCTACTTACCAAGAGTCAAAAAGGGACGCTTCTAGGGCACTTTTAAATGCATTGTCTTCTGCTTCTAGAGAGGACGGTATAGGTGTTCAGTTCTTATTGAGGCCAGCTTATGATGGGTGGTCAAAAGCTTCAGAGTCTCATATTGATGGTATGAAAAAGAATAAAGGTAAGAAAAAGGGGCTGGCTGGTGTTGCTCCCCTTGATATTATGGAGGCATTGTGGAAGCCGCCAGAGGGTGGAGATAAGGACGAGGCAAAAAGTCCAGAAGATAAGCAATTGAGTTCTTTAGAGCAGGCTGAGGTTGATGCCATTAGCGAGAAGACTAGATATCCTGCCTACGAAGTTCTTGTGCGTGTTGTAATTTCCTCAAATACCGCAGCTCGTTCGCAGGTGTTGCTAAAAAATATCATTGCTGCTTTTTCGCTATTTGATTCCCCTCGTAATAACGGTTTTAAGTTTTCTTTAACGAGAAACGTTGAGGAAATGACAACGGCTTATATCATGCGATTCTTTCCTCAAGAAACTCGTAGTAATATTCTCAACAGTGTTGAAATGGCAACATTATTCCACCTGCCAGGATCTAGCGCAATCCCGACTTCACAGGTTAAGCGTCAAATGTCAAAGCAGGTTGATGGACCAACTGACATTCTAGACGAGGGCCTCCTAATAGGATATAACGAGTTTCGGGGAGTAAAAAAGCCAATTCGTATAGGTACAAAAGATCGCCGTCGCCATGTTTACATTATCGGTCAGACTGGTGTCGGTAAGTCGGTGCTTCAGGAGAATATGGCATACCAAGACATGATGGATGGCCGTGGGTTTGCTTTTATTGATCCGCATGGCGATTTGGTAGAATCGTTGCTAGGAAAAGTGCCAAAAGAGCGAGTTGAGGATATTATATACTTTAATCCTTCAGATATGGCCAATCCAATTGGGCTCAATATGTTTGAATTTGATACGCCGGATCAGAAAGATTTTTTGGTTCAAGAGGCAATTAATATGCTATACGGGTTATACGACCCAGGACATACGGGGATCGTCGGTCCTCGTTTGGAGCATATTTTTAGAAATTGTGCATTACTGCTAATGGCAGATCCCGCAGGTGGAACATTTATTGATGTGCCAAAGTGTCTTATTGATCCAGAATTTGTTAAGAGTAAGCTGAAATATGTAAAGGATCAGCAGGTTATTGATTTTTGGACAAAGGAATTTCCGGCATCTCAGCGCTCAAATGAAGCTGGTGAGGTCGTTTCGTGGGTTGTGGCAAAGTTTGGCCCATTTATCTCTAATGATGCTATGCGTAATATTATTGGTCAAACAAAATCTGGCTTTAATCTGCGTGAAATTATGGATAATAATAAGATTTTACTAGTTAACTTGTCGAAGGGCAAAATGGGGGAGCTAAACTCCAAGTTGTTGGGTATTATCTTTGTGATGAAATTTCAGGCGGCGGCAATGTCGCGGGCCGATATCCCGGAGGACCAGCGAGTTGATTTTTCATTATATGTCGATGAGTTCCAGAACTTTGCTACAGACAGCTTTGAATCTATTCTATCAGAGGCTCGTAAATATAAATTAAGCCTTATTATGGGTAATCAGTTTATGACCCAATTAACCGATAAGATACGTGAAGCTATCATTGGTAACGTTGGTACGGTTATCTCCGGGCGTATTGGTGTGACGGATGCAGAATTGATGGTTAAGAAGTTCCAGCCGACTTTTGATGTTGACGATTTGGCTAAATTGCCAAATTTCCAATCTATAACCTCTGTAATGATTAATAACGTGCCGTCAGCTCCATTCAGTATGAACTGGATCCCTCCGATGGGGCAGGCCAATAACCAGTTGAGAGATGCTCTAGTAAGGTTGTCTGCAGCTAAGTACGGCAAGCCGCGCGCGGTTGTTGAGAAGGAGATTTTTGATAGACTTAGGAGTAGCCAGATACCAAAGCTGAATTCTATGCAGGGTATTTCATCTGCTGGTCAGAAACCCTCAGCCGGAGGTTCGTCTTTCTTGGATGAATGGCTAGCAAAAAGACAGCAGCTAGGCGGAAAGCCTGCGGTAAATCCGGTTACTAAACCCAGTGGCGTGCAAATTTCTTCATCAGCGCAGCAGGTCTCAGGTAGCGTGGGGTCGATAAGCAACACTCCTTCTGCGGCCGCTCCGGTGGGCAATCCTATCTCTCTACAGAATAAAGACTCTGAGCGGGACATAGCTACAGCTAACACCAATAGGCTACCTAGTGCCGTAGAGCCTAGCCGTCCTGTAGTTAAAAATCGACTTGATTTACGTAGCAGTAATAATGATGACAACGAAGTGACAATTAATTTACGATAA
- a CDS encoding DNA gyrase/topoisomerase IV subunit B has protein sequence MAKQTNEQSYDGSQIQVLEGLEPVRKRPGMYIGSTGYDGVHHLIKEIADNSIDEAIAGYATKVEVTLLEDGGVRISDDGRGIPVDKHPKTGKSTLETVLTILHAGGKFGGGGYKVSSGLHGVGSSVVNALSTRMIAEVRKNGKVYRQEYATGVPQTDLDVVGKSDNSGTTITFYPDPTIFKETVSFDYKWVVNYLRHQAYLTKGVYTSVVDERTGERKAFYFEGGIKSYVKNLNIGKEVLSEDIFYVEKQVEDCMVEIAVQYNDTYVEVVKPFANNVLTPDGGTHLVGFRAALTRVINDYARKNNLLKEKEDNLTGDDIREGLTAVILVKLPDPQFEGQTKNKLGNPEMRRYVDQVMSEYFAYYLEENPATAKKVVGKATLAARARKAARAARDNVIRKGAFEGLNLPSKLTDCSSRNRKDCELFIVEGNSAAGSAKDGRDSTIQAILPLRGKVLNTERARFDKMFANAEIVSLIKAMGVGIGDQFDISGIRYDKIIFMTDADVDGAHISTLLMTFFFRYMSEVIEAGHVYLAKPPLFGLSKGTGSNRKIDYVYDEAALEEKLTEKINERKAAGVKIDENAERFKQAGYTAQQRFKGLGEMDASQLWETTMNPENRTLVKVNIEDAERADAIFTKLMGDSVELRKNFIQTNAAKVNVEDLDF, from the coding sequence ATGGCTAAACAAACAAATGAACAATCTTATGATGGCTCGCAAATTCAGGTCCTGGAAGGGCTTGAGCCGGTTCGCAAGCGTCCAGGTATGTACATCGGTAGCACTGGCTATGATGGTGTGCATCACTTAATTAAGGAAATTGCCGATAACTCTATTGACGAAGCAATAGCTGGCTACGCTACAAAAGTTGAAGTGACGCTGCTGGAAGATGGTGGGGTGCGTATTTCTGATGACGGACGCGGAATCCCTGTTGATAAGCACCCAAAGACAGGTAAAAGTACCCTGGAGACAGTTTTAACTATATTGCACGCTGGTGGTAAGTTTGGCGGCGGCGGCTACAAGGTTTCATCTGGTCTTCATGGTGTTGGTTCGAGTGTCGTGAATGCGTTGTCTACGCGAATGATTGCCGAGGTTCGGAAAAATGGTAAAGTCTATCGTCAGGAATATGCGACTGGCGTGCCACAAACTGATTTAGATGTTGTTGGTAAGTCTGATAACTCTGGAACCACCATTACGTTTTATCCAGACCCAACTATTTTTAAAGAGACTGTTAGCTTTGATTATAAATGGGTTGTTAATTATCTTCGACACCAGGCTTATCTAACGAAGGGCGTTTACACGTCAGTTGTTGACGAGCGAACTGGTGAGAGAAAAGCTTTCTACTTCGAGGGTGGCATTAAGAGTTATGTGAAGAACTTGAATATCGGTAAAGAAGTCTTGTCGGAAGATATATTTTATGTTGAGAAGCAGGTTGAGGATTGTATGGTGGAGATCGCTGTACAGTATAACGATACTTATGTTGAGGTGGTAAAGCCATTTGCTAATAACGTGCTTACTCCTGACGGCGGTACTCATTTGGTCGGTTTTCGAGCAGCCCTAACGCGAGTTATTAACGACTACGCCCGTAAAAATAACCTACTTAAAGAAAAAGAGGATAACTTAACTGGTGATGATATTCGTGAAGGTCTGACGGCAGTAATATTAGTGAAGTTGCCTGATCCGCAGTTTGAGGGGCAGACAAAGAATAAGCTTGGTAATCCTGAGATGCGTCGCTATGTAGATCAGGTAATGAGCGAGTATTTTGCGTACTACTTAGAGGAGAATCCAGCTACGGCCAAGAAAGTGGTCGGGAAGGCGACTTTGGCGGCGCGAGCACGCAAGGCGGCCCGTGCAGCCCGCGATAATGTTATCCGTAAGGGTGCGTTTGAGGGTCTGAATTTACCTTCTAAATTAACTGACTGTTCGTCGCGTAATCGAAAAGATTGTGAATTATTTATTGTTGAGGGTAACTCGGCGGCTGGTTCGGCTAAAGACGGTCGTGATTCAACTATTCAAGCCATCCTTCCTCTGCGTGGTAAGGTATTGAACACTGAGCGAGCAAGGTTTGATAAGATGTTTGCTAATGCTGAGATTGTTTCATTAATTAAGGCTATGGGTGTTGGTATTGGTGACCAGTTTGATATTAGCGGTATCCGTTACGATAAGATAATCTTTATGACGGATGCTGACGTTGACGGCGCTCACATCTCAACTCTTCTTATGACCTTTTTCTTCCGCTATATGTCTGAGGTTATTGAGGCGGGGCATGTGTACTTGGCGAAGCCACCTCTGTTTGGTCTAAGTAAGGGGACTGGCAGTAATCGTAAAATAGATTATGTTTATGATGAGGCAGCTCTCGAAGAAAAATTGACAGAAAAGATTAATGAGCGTAAGGCGGCTGGTGTAAAAATTGATGAGAACGCTGAGAGGTTCAAACAGGCTGGCTATACCGCCCAGCAACGATTTAAGGGTCTTGGCGAGATGGACGCGTCTCAGCTATGGGAGACGACCATGAATCCAGAGAATCGAACTTTGGTGAAGGTGAATATCGAGGACGCAGAGCGGGCGGACGCTATATTCACGAAGCTGATGGGCGACAGTGTAGAATTGAGGAAAAATTTTATTCAAACAAATGCCGCTAAGGTTAATGTGGAAGATTTGGACTTTTAA